One Aquarana catesbeiana isolate 2022-GZ linkage group LG06, ASM4218655v1, whole genome shotgun sequence genomic region harbors:
- the LOC141148283 gene encoding up-regulator of cell proliferation-like, which produces MATTGESEAFTNLLGLLNMEKYISNKLTLGDILEISTKNNKGNKPQKIEDVPWCTMRKIMALDGTARNTLFDTDQPDLYTAVEKDPFEDIFEDHQIVTSVHPLDVLCVLLHCSDSILQQEIVSKMAMCQFSVPLLLPAGDRSHCTLMLWALRDIVKKWRPQSLADSKGFREENVVNISMPLTSFVRLGKTKLSKSKTLNQVLNTAQQLHNFFIHDDMEGGNLQRKISEGLVEMSWYFPSSKSDVFPEPFAVTNLRGDLESNWDQFTFLSEISSAVFIFMETINEQEFQLLSKLSQSDTTFYFVVTPSPGKAIEEETKSNLLRLLPILRSDKEHVILKSKSENDASLMKKIQPKLQNILKKFSKNVVLEDLPKFFGKHNFVVDEDTNECQKARDFAHKITREIQDIAQYKKQTMKLQGDLWKQLSKIEKELCRMKNQGKENAAKYQADLLNKCNNLYLEQYKHKIPKGIHMFTEALTDFSQKQRQHFLKWMKFKLDAIARNNLMELQSAYKEKCTNTAQKKELQDLDQKLSDSSLGIEHFLRELGQFYEAESSMTKQKQIKRRQFFFSKLPGIAANLLLDGFPLELIDGDASNIPLQWITDILTELDIKTERKCKIRVITVLGVQSTGKSTLLNTMFGLQFPVASGRCTRGAFMTLLNVKKNFQEKLGCHFILVIDTEGLKAPELASLEDSYEHDNELATLVVGLSDITIVNMAMENTTQMKDILQIVVHAFLRMTEIGKKPNCQFVHQNVSDVSAPDKNMRDRKKLLEQLDEMTKVAAKMEKKNDISSFTDVMKYDLNKDNWYIPGLWQGDPPMAPVNHGYSSNVFELKMHLFEFMEHEKFINKPSSIPDFITWIESLWRSVKHEKFIFSFRNSLVAKAYNKLSVQYSLWEWDFCKEIHKWMISTENYIRNQSGEISPGNTLELQNILLEEENKMTASLEKYFENSENANLIEQHREEFKLSIKSLRKELERNTLSKCNEAVSIQKGKIKIKDIQKKSQTLIEDRITHLLQRYKGKNDDVSEREILQEFELMWKKTLSDLQLKELKRCNVDKSILLLLTHDMSSKGPHINEALIKVSDLHQLARQGTKFCTEEKRYFDLSCKAVLRNPIFVQQEHKKKISDLASSIIQTSEEYLKEKMSSRDDYNEMYSKELLHKINNILNHKDVKKLSFTTQFELDIKLFIFGKASQAFQKLHDRFIHENDPKLCLENIKSQYWSTFLSIFQEKDESRSRAIQFCELCLKPAIVDYIFKHLGQRIVDEILTENITFSSRSFFQCTVLEELLEDMSFQKYVEFISSYEGFIKQWILTYIANKYGRGPALETLQGHILSSINKKIKSALKNERCLKENSVLSYLKQFCGLLKTELVIPEKEMKIIAFHNLGNAKEFSSEIEHFLEETQQQIQLKLGSLDIQYILSRVTVKPQNELFRKVVGCGKQCPFCKVPCEAGGGDHKNHAASIHRPKGLGQYRFVKNEQLVIDICSTAVVSNSTFRNADTEWKDHPYKEYRTYYPDWAIQPDSSIECSDYWKFIFVQFNDQFAKEYRALPAELPDIWKEITREQALYSLKNVFNVN; this is translated from the exons ATGGCTACAACAGGAG AGTCAGAGGCTTTTACTAATCTCCTTGGACTGTTGAATATGGAGAAGTACATCTCTAATAAGCTGACTTTGGGGGATATTCTAGAAATTTCCACAAAAAACAATAAAGGCAATAAACCCCAGAAGATAGAAGATGTACCCTGGTGTACTATGAGGAAGATCATGGCTTTGGACGGTACTGCAAGGAACACTCTTTTTGACACAGATCAGCCTGACCTGTATACTGCAGTGGAGAAAGATCCATTTGAAGATATATTTGAAGATCATCAAATTGTTACTTCGGTCCACCCCCTTGATGTCCTCTGTGTTCTCCTGCATTGTTCAGATAGTATTCTGCAACAGGAGATTGTGAGTAAAATGGCCATGTGTCAGTTTTCTGTCCCTCTGCTGCTCCCTGCTGGAGACAGGTCACATTGTACCCTCATGCTGTGGGCATTGAGAGACATTGTGAAAAAGTGGAGACCTCAGTCTCTAGCTGACAGTAAAGGGTTCAGAGAGGAAaatgtggtgaatatttctatgCCACTCACTTCCTTTGTAAGACTGGGGAAAACCAAGCTGTCCAAATCAAAAACCCTAAATCAAGTTCTTAATACAGCCCAACAGCTTCACAACTTCTTCATACATGATGATATGGAAGGAGGAAACCTTCAGAGGAAAATATCTGAAGGACTTGTGGAAATGTCCTGGTATTTTCCATCCAGTAAATCTGATGTTTTTCCAGAACCGTTTGCAGTGACCAACCTACGTGGAGACCTGGAGTCCAACTGGGACCAGTTTACATTTCTGAGTGAAATCTCATCAGCTGTGTTCATATTCATGGAGACAATCAATGAGCAAGAATTCCAGCTGTTATCAAAACTCAGTCAGAGTGACACCACATTTTACTTTGTTGTTACTCCTAGTCCAGGCAAAGCTATAGAGGAAGAAACAAAAAGTAATCTTCTGCGTCTATTACCAATATTAAGAAGTGATAAGGAACATGTTATCTTAAAAAGCAAATCAGAGAATGATGCAAGTTTAATGAAAAAAATCCAACCAAAACTTCAAAATATTTTAAAGAAATTCTCCAAAAATGTAGTACTAGAAGATCTCCCTAAATTCTTTGGTAAACATAATTTCGTGGTGGATGAAGATACAAATGAATGCCAGAAGGCAAGAGACTTTGCCCATAAAATCACTCGGGAAATCCAAGATATAGCACAGTATAAAAAGCAAACAATGAAATTACAAGGAGATCTCTGGAAACAGTTGTCCAAAATAGAAAAAGAACTTTGCagaatgaaaaatcaaggaaaggAGAATGCAGCAAAATATCAGGCTGATCTGCTAAATAAATGCAATAACCTGTATTTAGAGCAATATAAACATAAAATTCCAAAAGGTATAcatatgtttacagaggctctTACTGATTTCTCTCAGAAACAAAGACAACATTTTCTAAAATGGATGAAATTTAAGCTTGATGCAATTGCAAGAAACAATCTAATGGAACTTCAAAGTGCATATAAGGAGAAATGTACCAACACTGCACAAAAAAAAGAACTTCAGGATTTAGATCAGAAACTTTCAGATAGCTCTTTAGGGATAGAACACTTTCTACGTGAGCTGGGTCAGTTCTATGAAGCTGAAAGTTCTatgacaaaacaaaaacaaattaagagacgccaattttttttttctaaacttccAGGAATAGCAGCCAATCTTTTGTTGGATGGGTTTCCATTGGAGCTTATTGATGGAGATGCCTCCAACATCCCTCTGCAATGGATAACCGATATCTTGACTGAGTTAGACATCAAGACAGAAAGAAAATGCAAAATTAGAGTGataactgtgctgggagtgcaaAGTACGGGGAAATCCACTCTTCTCAACACCATGTTCGGTCTGCAGTTCCCAGTGGCCAGTGGACGATGCACACGAGGAGCCTTCATGACTCTTCTTAATGTGAAAAAGAACTTCCAGGAAAAGCTAGGCTGTCATTTCATCCTGGTGATTGACACTGAGGGGCTGAAAGCTCCAGAGTTGGCCTCTCTGGAGGACAGctatgaacatgacaatgaactggCCACACTAGTGGTTGGGCTGAGTGATATCACCATAGTCAATATGGCCATGGAAAACACAACACAAATGAAGGATATTTTACAGATCGTGGTCCATGCTTTTCTTAGAATGACAGAAATTGGGAAGAAGCCCAACTGCCAGTTTGTACACCAAAATGTCAGTGATGTATCGGCTCCCGATAAGAACATGAGAGACAGGAAGAAACTTCTAGAACAGCTGGATGAAATGACAAAGGTGGCTgccaaaatggagaaaaaaaatgatatttcatCTTTCACTGATGTGATGAAGTATGACCTAAATAAAGACAATTGGTACATTCCTGGCCTTTGGCAGGGAGACCCACCAATGGCTCCAGTAAACCATGGCTACAGCTCAAATGTATTTGAGCTAAAAATGCATTTGTTTGAATTTATGGAACATGAGAAATTTATTAACAAACCATCCAGCATCCCTGACTTTATTACTTGGATAGAAAGCTTATGGCGATCGGTAAAACATGAGAAATTCATCTTCAGTTTTAGAAACAGTCTGGTGGCCAAAGCCTACAATAAATTGTCTGTACAATATTCCTTATGGGAATGGGATTTCTGTAAAGAAATTCACAAGTGGATGATCAGCACAGAAAATTACATTAGAAATCAATCTGGAGAAATATCTCCAGGCAACACGCTTGAGCTGCAGAATATTCTTCTGGAGGAAGAAAACAAGATGACTGCATCACtggaaaaatattttgaaaactcaGAAAATGCAAATCTCATAGAACAACACAGAGAGGAATTCAAATTAAGTATAAAGAGCCTGAGAAAAGAACTTGAAAGAAACACTCTTAGCAAATGCAATGAGGCTGTATCCATCCAGAAAGGGAAAATAAAAATTAAGGACATTCAGAAGAAATCCCAGACATTGATTGAAGATAGAATAACACATCTTCTGCAAAGATATAAGGGAAAAAATGATGACGTAAGTGAACGAGAAATTCTACAAGAATTTGAGTTAATGTGGAAGAAGACGTTATCAGATTTGCAATTGAAAGAACTTAAAAGATGTAATGTGGATAAATCTATTCTTCTCCTTCTTACACATGACATGAGCAGTAAAGGACCCCATATAAATGAAGCATTAATTAAGGTTAGCGATTTACATCAACTTGCAAGGCAAGGTACAAAGTTTTGTACAGAGGAAAAAAGGTACTTTGACCTTTCCTGTAAAGCAGTTTTAAGAAACCCAATATTTGTCCAGCAAGAACATAAAAAGAAGATTAGCGATCTTGCTTCTTCAATAATTCAGACTAGTGAGGAGTATTTGAAAGAGAAGATGTCTTCCAGAGATGATTACAATGAAATGTACTCAAAGGAACTGTTACACAAGATCAATAATATACTAAATCATAAAGATGTGAAAAAGCTTAGTTTTACTACACAGTTTGAGCTGGATATCAAACTTTTCATTTTTGGAAAAGCCTCTCAGGCCTTCCAGAAGTTACACGACAGGTTTATCCATGAGAATGACCCTAAACTTTGCCTGGAAAATATAAAGTCTCAATACTGGTCTACATTTCTCAGTATTTTCCAAGAAAAAGATGAAAGTCGAAGCAGAGCAATCCAGTTTTGTGAGCTGTGTCTGAAACCAGCAATAGTAGATTATATTTTTAAACATCTTGGTCAAAGAATAGTGGATGAAATTTTAACTGAAAATATCACATTTAGCAGCCGAAGTTTTTTCCAGTGTACCGTTTTAGAGGAGCTTCTAGAAGACATGTCATTCCAAAAGTATGTTGAATTCATCAGTTCATATGAGGGCTTTATAAAGCAATGGATTTTAACTTACATCGCAAACAAATATGGCAGAGGACCAGCTTTAGAAACCTTGCAGGGACATATTCTGTCATCCATCAATAAGAAAATAAAATCAGCTCTTAAAAATGAAAGATGCCTGAAGGAAAACTCTGTGTTAAGTTATTTGAAGCAGTTCTGTGGATTGTTAAAAACAGAATTGGTGATCCCAGAGAAAGAGATGAAAATCATCGCATTTCACAATTTAGGGAATGCTAAGGAGTTCTCATCAGAAATTGAACACTTCCTTGAAGAGACACAACAACAAATCCAATTAAAACTTGGAtctttggatatacagtatattctttcCAGGGTGACAGTGAAGCCCCAGAATGAATTGTTCAGGAAGGTGGTTGGATGTGGCAAGCAGTGTCCTTTCTGTAAAGTCCCCTGTGAGGCCGGAGGGGGTGATCATAAGAATCATGCAGCGTCCATACACAGACCAAAAGGATTGGGACAGTACCGTTTTGTAAAAAATGAGCAATTGGTTATTGATATCTGTTCTACTGCTGTTGTATCTAACTCAACCTTTAGAAATGCAGATACTGAATGGAAAGATCATCCCTATAAAGAGTATCGTACATATTATCCAGATTGGGCCATTCAGCCTGACTCCAGCATTG